The following proteins are encoded in a genomic region of Necator americanus strain Aroian chromosome II, whole genome shotgun sequence:
- a CDS encoding hypothetical protein (NECATOR_CHRII.G4477.T1), translating to MSCSWLFLVTTALSVLAALADIDYALDCDTGYRVSGIKRTKTFYSVLGSLTIECEQISRPDYTTCAKQPSIPKCNGQIEGCHGDTWLGGFHAYLLENSTQAIVLDPVCCSSPHVRIDSFSCINDQINTATKDFSHSLVSDLTYRGLQCWHQYNTNRTLVDLLWKTEICPYESVDFPIVTTEQFCEECNCACGVEQCASGVEPVRIIHKKRLGKCGCDCRCSYKCIKFD from the exons CTCGTCACAACTGCTCTAAGCGTTTTAGCTGCGCTTGCTGATATTGATTAT gctcttgATTGTGACACTGGTTATAGAGTATCGGGGATTAAACGCACAAAAACATTCTACAGTGTGCTCGGCTCGCTAACAATTGAATGTGAACAA ATTTCCCGCCCAGATTACACCACTTGTGCGAAGCAACCCAGCATACCTAAATGTAACGGGCAAATAGAag GATGTCACGGTGACACATGGTTGGGCGGATTTCATGCGTatcttctcgaaaattccaCACAAGCAATAGT actGGATCCGGTATGCTGCTCATCACCGCATGTTCGTATTGATTCGTTCTCGTGTATTAACGATCAAATCAATACCGCTACGAAAGATTTCTCGCATTCGTTAGTGTCTGATTTG ACTTATCGTGGCCTACAATGTTGGCATCAGTACAACACGAACCGAACGCTCGTCGATCTACTTTGGAAAACTGAAATCTGCCCGTACGAATCGGTCGATTTCCCGATAGTGACCACAGaac AATTCTGTGAAGAGTGTAATTGTGCGTGCGGTGTGGAACAATGTGCGTCCGGGGTAGAACCGGTGCGAATCATTCACAAGAAACGGCTTGGGAAATGCGGTTGTGATTGTAGATGTTCATATAAATGTATAAAGTTCGATTAA